One Helianthus annuus cultivar XRQ/B chromosome 7, HanXRQr2.0-SUNRISE, whole genome shotgun sequence genomic region harbors:
- the LOC110893545 gene encoding uncharacterized protein LOC110893545 has protein sequence MSSSSSSSDGVLDDMVIAMAQEAMDYLQEAESSASRTRQPPIERNRLAAHERLVQDYFCETPVYDDDQFKRRFRMNRRLFVKISNDLGGESPFFTQRVSASGKVGFSGLQKCTATIRQLAYGTSIDAWDEYLRMSSRMCRESLENFCEGVISLYGRRYLRMPTAADVPILYEAHQRLHGFPGMLGSLDCMHWEWATCPTAWKWQQHHGDHDGPTVILQAVASQDLWIWHAYFGMADGIYPEWATLVKSLSCPDDEKRLYFKKKQESARKDIEWAFEHFVEKAMMKVSNRQTQAEKEDIRAKIRARHIHQNLRADLTEQLWFYREQGGLDTDDE, from the exons ATGTCTTCTTCGAGCTCGTCATCCGACGGTGTTCTTGATGATATGGTTATCGCCATGGCGCAGGAGGCAATGGATTATTTGCAAGAAGCCGAATCCTCTGCATCGCGTACCAGACAACCGCCTATTGAACGAAATCGGTTAGCTGCTCATGAACGTCTAGTGCAAGATTATTTTTGTGAAACTCCCGTGTACGATGATGATCAGTTTAAGCGTAGGTTTCGTATGAACCGACGACTATTCGTTAAAATTTCCAATGATCTTGGGGGCGAATCCCCTTTTTTCACGCAAAGGGTAAGTGCAAGTGGCAAGGTTGGTTTCTCTGGACTACAAAAGTGTACGGCAACAATTAGGCAACTAGCCTACGGCACATCGATTGATGCGTGGGATGAGTATTTAAGGATGTCGTCAAGAATGTGTCGTGAGTCTCTTGAAAATTTTTGTGAAG GTGTAATCTCTCTGTACGGGAGACGATATTTGAGGATGCCAACCGCAGCCGACGTTCCAATTCTATACGAGGCCCATCAGCGCTTACATGGGTTTCCTGGAATGTTGGGAAGTCTTGATTGCATGCACTGGGAATGGGCGACATGCCCAACCGCTTGGAAATGGCAACAACATCATGGTGACCACGATGGTCCTACCGTAATATTACAAGCGGTCGCTTCTcaagatttatggatttggcatgcgTACTTTGGCATGGCCG ACGGTATTTATCCCGAGTGGGCGACGTTGGTAAAAAGTCTTTCGTGTCCAGATGACGAAAAAAGATTGTATTTCAAGAAAAAACAAGAGTCAGCAAGAAAAGATATCGAGTGGGCTTTCG AGCATTTTGTGGAGAAAGCTATGATGAAAGTATCCAACCGGCAAACCCAAGCTGAGAAAGAAGATATCCGAGCAAAGATACGGGCTAGGCACATACACCAAAACCTTCGAGCCGATCTGACAGAGCAGCTATGGTTTTATCGTGAACAAGGAGGACTCGACACAGACGACGAGTAG